A single genomic interval of Electrophorus electricus isolate fEleEle1 chromosome 2, fEleEle1.pri, whole genome shotgun sequence harbors:
- the ddx18 gene encoding ATP-dependent RNA helicase DDX18, protein MADLQMKILRKKIQKRNEKTKERKLRKKQREEAEDESDVKMTTEAWSAETREEVTVPDAKQDKQRRLTTEEDTTKQMSNKKKKKRKLDEEGETANSNVKKSKQQGIGLDGSKKDEHESEVGEEVCDDGMDGEEEEEDMPELPSGLTGAFEDRSFASLAELVSENTLKGVKEMGFEHMTEIQHKTIRPLLEGRDVLAAAKTGSGKTLAFLIPAIELIYKLKFMPRNGTGVVVLSPTRELAMQTYGVLKELMTHHVHTYGLIMGGSNRSAEAQKLGNGVNVVVATPGRLLDHLQNTPGFMYKNLQCLIIDEADRILEVGFEEELKQIIKLLPKKRQTMLFSATQTRKVEDLARISLKKEPLYVGVDDNKEVATVDGLEQGYVVCPSEKRFLLLFTFLKKNRKKKVMVFFSSCMSVKFHYELLNYIDLPVMAIHGKQKQTKRTTTFFQFCNADSGILLCTDVAARGLDIPEVDWIVQYDPPDDPKEYIHRVGRTARGINGRGHALLILRPEELGFLRFLKQAKVPLSEFEFSWSKISDIQSQLEKLIEKNYYLHKSAQEAYKSYVRAYDSHSLKQIYNVQTLNLPQVALSFGFKVPPYVDLNVNSSKGAKLQKRGGGGGFGYQKSKNVHKAKIFKHVNKGRGERRQFSR, encoded by the exons AAAGCAGAGGGAAGAAGCAGAAGATG AGTCAGACGTTAAAATGACGACTGAAGCGTGGAGTGCTGAAACTAGAGAGGAGGTCACGGTTCCGGACGCAAAACAGGATAAACAGAGGCGTCTGACCACAGAGGAGGACACGACCAAACAGATGAgtaacaagaaaaagaagaagagaaaattGGATGAAGAGGGAGAAACCGCCAACAGCA atgtaaaaaaatccaaacagcAGGGCATTGGACTGGATGGGAGTAAGAAAGATGAGCATGAGAGTGAGGTGGGAGAAGAGGTGTGTGATGATGGAatggatggagaggaggaggaggaggatatgCCAGAGCTTCCTTCTGGACTGACTG gaGCATTTGAGGATCGGTCGTTCGCATCACTGGCAGAGCTTGTGAGTGAGAATACCCTGAAGGGTGTTAAGGAGATGGGCTTTGAGCACATGACTGAGATTCAGCACAAAACCATACGCCCTCTACTGGAGGGGAG AGATGTCCTTGCAGCCGCTAAAACGGGCAGTGGGAAAACTCTGGCATTTCTCATTCCTGCCATAGAGCTCATCTACAAACTCAAATTCATGCCCAGAAACG GCACTGGTGTGGTGGTCCTGTCCCCAACACGTGAGCTGGCCATGCAGACGTATGGCGTGCTGAAGGAGCTGATGACGCACCACGTGCACACCTACGGCCTCATCATGGGTGGCAGCAACCGCTCAGCCGAGGCTCAGAAGCTTGGTAACGGGGTGAACGTTGTGGTGGCCACGCCCGGCAGACTGCTCGATCACCTGCAG AACACACCTGGCTTTATGTACAAGAATTTGCAGTGCCTGATTATTGATGAAGCAGACAGGATTCTGGAGGTTGGATTTGAGGAAGAGCTTAAACAGATCATCAAACTTCTTCCAA AGAAGAGGCAGACCATGTTGTTTTCAGCTACGCAGACTAGAAAGGTGGAGGATCTGGCTCGCATCTCTCTGAAGAAGGAGCCGCTGTACGTCGGAGTGGATGATAACAAAGAAGTGGCCACGGTGGACGGGCTGGAGCAG GGTTACGTGGTCTGCCCTTCGGAGAAgcgcttcctgctgctcttcacGTTCCTGAAGAAGAACCGCAAGAAGAAGGTGATGGTGTTCTTCTCCTCCTGCATGTCGGTGAAGTTTCACTACGAGCTGCTCAACTACATCGACCTGCCCGTCATGGCCATTCAT GGCAAGCAGAAGCAGACGAAGCGAACCACAACGTTTTTCCAGTTCTGTAACGCAGACTCTGGCATCCTGCTCTGCACGGATGTGGCTGCCAGAGGCCTGGACATCCCTGAGGTGGACTGGATTGTCCAGTATGACCCACCTGATGACCCAAAG GAGTACATCCACCGGGTGGGCCGAACCGCTCGTGGTATCAATGGCAGGGGCCATGCACTGCTCATCCTCAGACCGGAGGAGCTGGGTTTCTTGCGCTTCCTCAAACAGGCCAAG GTCCCACTGAGCGAGTTTGAATTCTCCTGGAGTAAGATCTCAGATATTCAGTCACAG TTGGAAAAGCTGATTGAGAAGAATTACTACCTGCACAAGTCAGCTCAGGAGGCCTACAAGTCATATGTGAGGGCATATGATTCGCACTCCCTCAAGCAGATCTACAACGTACAGACGCTGAACCTCCCCCAGGTGGCGCTGTCCTTTGGCTTCAAAGTACCACCCTACGTTGACCTCA ATGTAAACAGCAGTAAAGGTGCCAAGCTGCAGAAGAGAGGAGGCGGCGGCGGCTTTGGCTACCAGAAATCCAAGAACGTGCACAAGGCCAAGATCTTCAAGCATGTCAACAAGGGCAGGGGGGAGCGCCGCCAGTTCTCCCGCTGA